GTGGAAAAGCTTAACATAGCCACACGGGGTTCAATACCAGTTATCTTTGTGGTGGTATCGGCAGTAGAAATGGCAATTTCGGCAAGCTGTTCTTCATTAGGATTCGGATTGACCGCACCATCCGCAAAAACCAGCAAGCCATTCTCACCGAAACTTTTGTCCTTCAATGTCATAAAGAAAGCTCCGGATACGATATTGATTCCCGGCTTGGTTTTAAGAATCTGAAAAGCAGGACGTAACACATCGCCTGTGGAGTTCTTGGCACCCGCAACGCTTCCATCGGCATCGCCGTTTTTTATCATCAAAGGGGACAGGCATAATGGATTCAGAACATGTTCCGCCGCTTCCTCCTTAGTCATGCCTTTATGTTCTCTTGCCTTCACGAGAAGATCAATGTAAGTTTGTTTTTTATCATTATTCCCGGGGTCAATGATGGTAGCATTTTTAATGTTTTTGAGATTATACTCTGCAGCAGCTTGATTTATCTCATCTGGCCGACCAAGCAAAATAATCTGCGCAATACCTTCTTTAAGTATATGATCCGCAGCTTTCAACGTTCGTTCCTCCGTAGACTCCGGTAAAATAATCCGCTTATTCAATTGTTTGGCACTTTTTTTTAGGTCTTCCAAAAGATTCATTGTTTATCAGTCGTTTATATATTTTACAAAAATTATGTAAAGATAATGAAAATTGATCGTTTTAAATAATTTAAATCATGAAATATGTCAGCTCACTATGTGTTATACAACAACGTATATGCAGTATTTTCTAATCTACTCCGAAGCAATTCTAAATAAAACGGTTGTAAAGCCACCGGAAAATTATGTTATACCTGGCTTAAGGTTGATATCTGGTCCAAATGGCCCAGGAGGCTTCCGCTTGTAGCTTCAACATATTAAGGCCATTCTCCACAGCCGCCCCTCTCCTTTTTCCTTCCTGCAAAAAACTGGTTAAAGGCGGATTGTATATGAGATCGAACAGCATATGGGAAGGCGTAATGCCTTCATAAGGGATTTCGGGCTTTTTAGATATATTGGGATACATCCCTACGGGTGTAGTGTTGATGATAAGCCGGTATTCTTTGATCGTATTAACAGTTAGATCATTGTAAGTGATTATTTGGTTTTCTTTTCGCTCACGGCGTGTGACAAAAACATGAGCAATATTGAGTTTATTTAATACAAAAGCAACTGTTTTGGATGATCCGCCGGTGCCTAATATCAAGGCTTTGGTATGTTGATTCCCGAGATGGGACCGTATGGATTGCTCAAAACCATAAGCATCGGTGTTGAAACCGATCAATGTGAGAGCAGATTGAGACCGGTCAAACGCAATGGTATTGACTGCACGGATCTCTGCTGCGTCTCCCTGAACATCGTCAAGATAAGGAATGATTTGCTCTTTGTAGGGAATGGTGACATTAAGTCCGCACAGGTCAGGTTGCTGTTCAATCAGTGAAGGAAATTCGGATATATCTTCCAGAGAGAAACTTTTGTAGACGGCATCAATCTGTTCTTTGTCAAATTTCTCCTTGAAATATCCCGGCGAAAATGAATGGGACAATGGATAACCTATTAATCCGTATAGTCTCATAATTTGGGTTTTGAACGGACGACACCTTCAATAATAAAAATCATTGCAAAGCCGGCAACCCCCATTATCAGTGCCTGCAATAAAAGGGGATCCTGGCCGGTATGGGCTGCAAAGTCGGAAGGCAACACGTTTTTTTGTACAAGAGGCTGGATTTCACCGTGACGGTCGACAAAAGTAGTAACCGTTTTTTTCCAGGGCCAGATCTTGTTGAGTGAACCTATCATAAATCCTGACAGTACTGCAATGGTCACATCATGATACTTCCTCAAAAGCCATGATAAAAGATTGGAAAAGCTTATAAGGCCTACCAAAGCTCCAACAACAAGGATTCCCAGAACCGATATGTCCAGGTTTCCGACGGCTTCAATAGCGAATTGATATTTGCCGAGAAGCAGCAAGATAAAAGCGCCGGAAATTCCCGGTAAAATCATGGCACAGATAGCCAAAGCCCCGGAGATAAATATAAACCATGTAGCCTCAGGAGTCTGGGAAGGTGTAAGTTCAGTAATCATATAGGCCACCAGAATTCCGCCGATTAAACCTGCTGCTTTTTGTAAATTCCAATGGGTAATCTTTTTTGCCACATAGATTGCCGAAGCTATTATGAGCCCGAAGAAAAACGACCACACGAGAATTGGGTACATTTGCAGTAAATGTTCCAGAAGATTGGCCAGCGAGAATACACTGATCAGTATTCCCAGAAAAACCGCAACAAGAAAATTTCCGTTGATCTGTTTCCAGAAAGCACCGACTCCCTGCTTAAACAGATGTTTTACTGCTCC
This genomic stretch from Bacteroidales bacterium harbors:
- the pta gene encoding phosphate acetyltransferase, with amino-acid sequence MNLLEDLKKSAKQLNKRIILPESTEERTLKAADHILKEGIAQIILLGRPDEINQAAAEYNLKNIKNATIIDPGNNDKKQTYIDLLVKAREHKGMTKEEAAEHVLNPLCLSPLMIKNGDADGSVAGAKNSTGDVLRPAFQILKTKPGINIVSGAFFMTLKDKSFGENGLLVFADGAVNPNPNEEQLAEIAISTADTTTKITGIEPRVAMLSFSTYGSSEHELAEKVANATDIAREKRPDLRIDGELQADAALVEKIGQRKAKGSDIAGKANVLIFPSLEAGNIGYKLVQRLANATATGPVLQGLAAPINDLSRGCSVQDIMDMVAITSNMAADTVDANVDK
- a CDS encoding DUF368 domain-containing protein, which gives rise to MSRKLINYIVLTLKGMGMGAADVVPGVSGGTIAFITGIYEELVYSIKSIDAGAVKHLFKQGVGAFWKQINGNFLVAVFLGILISVFSLANLLEHLLQMYPILVWSFFFGLIIASAIYVAKKITHWNLQKAAGLIGGILVAYMITELTPSQTPEATWFIFISGALAICAMILPGISGAFILLLLGKYQFAIEAVGNLDISVLGILVVGALVGLISFSNLLSWLLRKYHDVTIAVLSGFMIGSLNKIWPWKKTVTTFVDRHGEIQPLVQKNVLPSDFAAHTGQDPLLLQALIMGVAGFAMIFIIEGVVRSKPKL
- a CDS encoding shikimate dehydrogenase: MRLYGLIGYPLSHSFSPGYFKEKFDKEQIDAVYKSFSLEDISEFPSLIEQQPDLCGLNVTIPYKEQIIPYLDDVQGDAAEIRAVNTIAFDRSQSALTLIGFNTDAYGFEQSIRSHLGNQHTKALILGTGGSSKTVAFVLNKLNIAHVFVTRRERKENQIITYNDLTVNTIKEYRLIINTTPVGMYPNISKKPEIPYEGITPSHMLFDLIYNPPLTSFLQEGKRRGAAVENGLNMLKLQAEASWAIWTRYQP